One segment of Babylonia areolata isolate BAREFJ2019XMU chromosome 24, ASM4173473v1, whole genome shotgun sequence DNA contains the following:
- the LOC143298859 gene encoding complement C1q-like protein 4, which produces MSRYKINVGDNGPFIFDHVITNIGDSYNNNSGIFVAPCDGVYVFYFIMCNDDSAATINAGIVKDGEMLAVGTSDGLGAYNRFDDGSALVTTRLKEGDHIYVKRRSGGARVYGGVYTNFSGFLLAADV; this is translated from the coding sequence ATGTCCCGCTATAAAATCAACGTCGGCGACAACGGAcctttcatcttcgaccacgtcatcaccaacatcggcgacagctacaacaacaactccgGCATTTTCGTCGCTCCTTGCGATGGCGTCTACGTCTTCTACTTCATCATGTGCAATGACGATTCTGCAGCGACCATAAACGCCGGGATCGTGAAGGACGGGGAGATGTTGGCAGTGGGGACCTCAGACGGGCTGGGGGCATACAACAGATTTGATGACGGTTCGGCCTTGGTGACGACCCGTCTGAAGGAAGGGGACCACATCTACGTGAAGCGACGGAGTGGGGGAGCAAGGGTGTATGGAGGTGTCTACACCAACTTTTCGGGGTTCCTTCTGGCGGCTGACGTTTGA